The genomic segment TTGTATGACGATTCCTCTTCTATTTTCTCTTTACGAAATGAAGTGTATTAttaagcctttttttttttttttgcctatgACTGTTTTGTATGGTTTTATTCGGATGCGTGTTCAAACTCTTGGGCCCATCAAGGGTATGTCTCAATGAGCATATTCCTATTTGGCATCTTAACTTATCCGGTACTGTAATAAGTGATACTGCATAATTAAttagtaatattttataataattattaaatttaattatataggACTTGATATTGAATTTCATCTATAGTAGTGTGTTACTAGTATTCCTTAACAATTCTCATCGATAATAATGTGCTATTAGTATCCCTTAACAATTCTGATCGTGTCTAATTAatgatataaatataaatttgaatAAAATAGGACATGACTAAATGTTTAGTTGTGTTATATTTAGATTTTAAGCACAACACAGTGAACATACTTGGCTAAGTTTTTATAAGTTTTTTTAGCTTCTACaatcaaaaatgtcattttggaGGTGTCCTAGTTTTTCTCAAAAATACTTTTGAGAAACTAATTTTAAATtagaataatttttataattcttAATTTACTCATAaataaatgttatttttattgatattaaatactttgaaaaGAACTTTTCTTAAAAATGatctttatataatattatcCAAACCGAAAAAATAAGtcaaatattttacttatcttatgattttagttacaagaaaaaattaaaatttagtcAAATGAGACCATAAATGATCAAAATTTGAACTTCTATACGTCCTAGTATCCCATAATTTAGAAATATACTAACTGCAATAATTCCCTCAAAATTATGCTTCCTTATCACTTGGGACAAAAATACCCCCCTCATAAAATTTCTCTTCTCTCTATCTTGGTTGCTCATGtcccaatctctctctctctctctctctctcctgatttctccctctctctctctctctctctctctctcctgatTTCTCCTCACTCTCTTGGTTTCTACTCTCTCTACTGCAGAGCACCACATCCACCTACACCAATATCGTTTTGGCTATTAACGCCACCTTCCCTTGCCGTCATCtatcatatcattttttttcaatgaCTAAAATTATAATCCAAAACTTAAACCCATAGAAATGTTTACATAAGACACTAATTTATTGTTTTCAAACACATCCGTGTATAAATTTTTAGTTTtgatcatgatttttttttttcagttttgaaATCTGAAAATTGCAGAATTTCAAGTAAAAACAATAGTTAACGATTTAACAATTGTTGTGATGGTCCTATTAAAATTTGGCTTATAAAATCAAATTTTGTTAGGACTATCGTTAAGTATCGTTTTGGCTtctaaaatcaagttttcatcGTTAAGTATAGGTTTGGCCTCTAGATTCAAGCTTTTATGGGACCATTGTTAACCATTGttgaataaaatttgaaaaaaaaaattagtgaggcataacttttcactcggttGTTAGTATGagattatttttttagttttggtaTTTTCTTTTAGATCTACACATTTAGATTATATAGAACCTCAAATTTTGAGATATAATGAAGATTGAGACTTAAATGGTCAAAAGTTTAGGTTCTACACACTCCAAATTTAAAATTCTACACATTCTAAATGTATAgctctaaaataaaaataaaaaaaattagcttaAACTGACAATCAAGTGAAAAGTTATGTTATCAAATTTTATGCAACGATGTTTAATGATGCTTAACGATGGTTAACAATGAAAACTTGATTTAAATGCCAAAATGATGCTTAACAATGGTTAATTAACAATGAAAACTTGATTTAAATGCCAAAATGAGGCATAACAATGGTTAacaatgaaaacttgattttaaaGGCCAAATCGATGGTTAATGATTGTCCcatgaaaattttattttagagGCCAAATTTTCATGCGATCATCGCAAACCATCGTTAACCATTGtttttgttataaattctataaatttTAGATTTTCATATttggaagaagaaaagaaaatcgtgatcaaaataaaaaatttatgcaCTGATGTGTTCAAAACACATATAAATTAGTGTCTTATGTAAATATTTTCGTAAGTTTAAGTTTTAGATTGGAATtttaatcattaaaaaaattgaatgatATGGTGGTGGATGGTGAGGGAAGGTAGTGTTAATGGCCAAAACAATGTTGGTGTTGGTGGGGGATGTGGTGGTCTACCGTCATGGGTAGGGAGAGGAGAAaccaagagtgagagagagaagtgAAAATTTGTGTCCTAATTGAATAAGGAAGCTTAATTTTGAGATAATTATTAAACTTGGCATATTGTTTAATTGAGCATTTTTATAAGACACCCTAAGGTGAACAGCACCCTAAAATGTAACATATTGTTATTGGTATGATTTAATATTACCTTCAACATATTTCAATTAAATTTAATTGAAATATGTGAGACATAATATTCACTTGCACAAATAGTAGTATAGCGTGTTGGGCACCCTAGAGTCTTCTTTAGCATTTCTCTTTTAAAGTATTGGGTACTAAGAagtataaaaactcaaatttatcAAATAGTGAATAATCATTTATTAATTATACTCGTATAAAAATGAAGACAAATATTTTTTTTCGCCCCTGGATTATTGACCCATTTGAATTGTGTCTGTCGAACTTTTTGGCGTTGAATAAATTCCCCTTACACTATTTGAGACAATAGAAATAGATCCATTTGATCTGATTTGATAtgtttctttattcttttttttttatttggtttttttcttcaaatttgagttaggtaactggttaccatcacATTTTGATTACTTGTTACCTATGTTACTATACCTATCTATGTTACTATACCAATGTTACTATAAATATAGtttcttcttctttgattttTTATGCaatgttcttctttttattcaatagatttttaaaaattttgataTTGCTTTTCAGATGAGCTaagatctgtttttttttttcaaatttgatttttcttttataGTTACCATCACCTTatgatagatatatattttttgtattctATACAACTAGTTACccacattattatatatataaatatagggaattagttataaatgttattattttacctagatctaaaaaaaaaaacgaaTTTGAAAACATTAAAGGTATAATCtcaagtaactagttacttaaCCCAAACCTATAAAAAGTGATTCTAAAAAAATACATACTCTGAATTAAAAGAACTAATAAAAAAGATTAATACtacattataaaataattaaaagaaaaatcataTATGCAAAATATATAATTCAATTGCATAAGATTTAAGAACTTAATCAGAACAGGGTCTCAATTCCACAACAAAAAACAGGGGTGAATAATAGGGAGAGGTCAGAGACACACAATAATTATCTGAAAAAGTGGAGATTCTACCATTGATCATTAGATTACCTCCGTCGAATAACTACTTAGTACTTCTTACCGCCATTGATATGATATGTGACGGTACAAACCTTAAACAACCGCAGTATTACTATCCCAAGTTTTAGGATAAGTGAGTAATTAAGACATCACTGATCACCCTTAATAATAGCGTTCacaatatacaataataataaatagtaCATTGATTAAACTAGATTAACGGAACCATCAGCTGTGGCAGTCCTCACGCACTTGGGGTGTACCTCATAACCACACTCCAAACAAAGGTAAACCCAAGCTGAGCCTTGCTCGTCGCATTGGCAACAGATAAAGGGTCCTCCACCATTGCCCTCGGACACTAAATTGAGCTCGTGGCGGTGACCGGAATGGTAAACCGATCGAGGTAGTTTCATGGCTTCTTCTCCCATTTGTTTCTCCAATATCTCCTTCCTAGCCTCTGTGAAAGGATAGGCGTTTTCTTGGTACAAGTTAATCAGATTCCTGCCGTTAATGGTAATGGTTTTACCATCAGGGCCTAGAATCACCAAACATGGAATGCCCTTCACGTCGAAATGTTTCACTAGGTTCCTTATGTTCGAGTCTCCAAAAGGCAATGCCAACCACGGCATGGTTTCGAAGTAGGAATCGAAAGATGTTTGGTCATGGTCACTTGAAACAAATATTATCTCAAAGTCCTCACCACCATGCATATCattattcttaataataataCTATTGCCTTGTTTTTCCACTAGCATTCGCTTAATCTTGTCACGTATGGACTTTAACTTTGGAGTGAAGTTAACACCGGGAATGCACCACTGGGCCGAGAAGAAGAGCCCAATTGTTTTACCTACTAATGAAGCAACCGGCACCTGCACATAACATATAAGAGAATTTCAAGTTCccaacaaacaaaaaataaattggAGTCATATACACATGTTCTCAGCCATCTTATTACTAAAATATAAGAGAATTTCTTTATGCTAAGATCTATGGTGTATCTCTGCTATATAAGATATATGGTAGCTTACTAAGGAGTTCTATCTGATACCTTACTTAACTAATTGAGGGATTGATCACTTTTGTTGTTgagtcattaattttttaaacaatAATGAGTCACACAAGAAAATCTTATATTCTGACATAAGAATAACAACGCCATTTATCACTTACTTGGTCCACCATACAACATCAAATATCAGCTTGAGCATATATTGGAATTTACAACCAAGTCATAAAAGGAAGGAGAAAGGAAAGAGCAATTACAACAATAAAGTTTTCCCAAGTACTACTACAACTAATAAAGACATGAGATCGGTACAAAAATTCATCCCCACAAATATATTGTGTGGTGCGTATATAATAGAATGATTAGTTAAATTAATATCAGATCTCACATGTTTTATGTTAAATTTAATCAATCATCTTATGTCGCATTAAGCGTTGTTAGGGTGCCCTATAGCAAtattttataaacatatatacttcgTCCAAAAAGTACatcttaattaatttggtaatttcaAAAGCAAATAAAGAGGTTACCTGTTTAGGAATGGGGTGACCCAAAAGATAGTCTCTATCGTGGTTTGTTAGTAAATCCATTAAGTTCTGTTTCTCATGCCTCTCCCTCTCTTCATTTTGCAATTGCTCCAACCTTTCTCTAGTAAAAGGAAAGGCTTCGACCCCGTAACGATAGACAAGCTCAACACCATCACACAACGTGGCCTCGTCCTCGTTATCATCAGGATGTAAAATAACTAAGTAAGGAATACCTTCAACGCCATACTTTCGATTTAAGGCTTTCTTGGTCTCAAGATCAGAGAATGGAATGGTCAACCATGGCATACATGCACGATAGCCATTAAAGGCCACAGTGTCTTCGTCTGATGACACATAAACAATTTCGAAATTGGACCCATTTTGCTTCAGCTGCTCGTAGATTTCAACCAAGACTTTGTCGAAATTCCTGCATGGCGGGTACCAATTGGCCGAGAAGTAGAGCCCTATAATCTTCCCATCAAGAGCTGAAACTTTCACCTGAAAATAAAACTCACAGAAGAATCGTATCCAGTGAGAATAACTACAACTTTTATTCAAACATAATAATAAGTTTAAATTTGGCATTAAAAAGTCAAACGTAACGCATATGGTCAATTGAGCATGACTTGATTAATTGGTAGTAGAATCGAGCTTCAAGCAAAAGTCATAATTGATTCTGCAGTACCAAACTAATGATCAGATCTGTTAGCATAAGCAGATTCTTAGTTAAGATCGGATCTGTTATACAAGGTAGATCATAAGGGTAAGAATTTGGGGGTAATTAAGTTAGTACATATTCACTTCTTGGTTCTAACTTTACTTAATTATGCATACCAATAGGTGAATTAATTGGTCAACTAACTAACTCTACTCTTGATTTTATAGAAGGCACAAAATTATGATTACATCTATCAACAGACATAAGTATCGAAGTGCTTATACAACTAGTACCTCGCAATGAATATCGATAAAGGAAATAAGGTAATGTCGGATTTTTTCGAATCTAACACACGAACACACAATGAAGGACCACTTGATAAGCGTGCAGACCACTTTTGTGTCACAATATATATGGAGCGGTTAGCACGGATCTACTTTTTTTAACAATATCGTTCAGCCAAAATACCTCCATGATTTGTTTTCGAAGGTTTAAAAAGTTGACTTTTTCACGAGTCTACACCAAATAAATATGAGCACGTGTGcaacaatttatttaaatcttatTTTCGGTATTATAATTTATTCAAAAATTTGTAAAATATTCTAAATAGCTGCAATATACATACACGTTAATATACAAAAATTTAGAATTATATCTATCTAATCATAAAAAGTATAAGTACGTGGTATccaaaagggaaaagaaagataGATACGTTGGAaagcaaaagaaaaaatatatgggTGAGTGGACGGTGGGAGTGATACAATACAGCCGTGGAAAAAGAAAACAAGAGAGTTAGGAATGGTTTAGATAAAATCCCACAAAAGGTATTTGAAATACTTAGTAGTAGAAGATTCAGAAAAAGAAGAAGGATAACGATGTGTTACCAGAATTGTATCTTACAGGTGTATACCAGCCACGTGTTTGACACATGTTTACCAATGTGGTGGGAGCCTAAAACTGACGTACATTTGAGTGACACATGTCCCTTCGGCTTGGTTGTCTATGCCCACAACAACCACAACCACATTAACCTATATGCCCCATATTGATTACGACAACCATTTTGGCATGTGTCCCCCTAGGCTCCTCTCCTCCCTCTCACAACTACCACCCAAGTGAGTTTACATAATATCTAAGTACAACATATATAAAACAATGT from the Humulus lupulus chromosome X, drHumLupu1.1, whole genome shotgun sequence genome contains:
- the LOC133803910 gene encoding probable nucleoredoxin 2 encodes the protein MMVVVAKDDSRAPLNGDLSTESTNNSKFSSLLASKDRDFLLSPNGNQVKVSALDGKIIGLYFSANWYPPCRNFDKVLVEIYEQLKQNGSNFEIVYVSSDEDTVAFNGYRACMPWLTIPFSDLETKKALNRKYGVEGIPYLVILHPDDNEDEATLCDGVELVYRYGVEAFPFTRERLEQLQNEERERHEKQNLMDLLTNHDRDYLLGHPIPKQVPVASLVGKTIGLFFSAQWCIPGVNFTPKLKSIRDKIKRMLVEKQGNSIIIKNNDMHGGEDFEIIFVSSDHDQTSFDSYFETMPWLALPFGDSNIRNLVKHFDVKGIPCLVILGPDGKTITINGRNLINLYQENAYPFTEARKEILEKQMGEEAMKLPRSVYHSGHRHELNLVSEGNGGGPFICCQCDEQGSAWVYLCLECGYEVHPKCVRTATADGSVNLV